The proteins below come from a single Alosa sapidissima isolate fAloSap1 chromosome 23, fAloSap1.pri, whole genome shotgun sequence genomic window:
- the LOC121698933 gene encoding protocadherin-8-like isoform X1: MGDRRNSLFSWQRRMIFTFTCALAFLPAFIDGRTMKYQTYEEDAPGTVIGNLAKDMSISLSLGGKANFRMMKQFNSSFIRLREYDGQLTIGERIDREKICKHSLQCLIAFDVVSFSKEQFKLIHVEVEVKDINDNSPEFSRRESTLEISENTAVGTRIPLDVAVDEDVGTNYIQNYQISVNSHFTIDVLSRADGVKYAELVLMKELDRETQASYALELVAADGGNPSRSGTTRINVKVKDYNDNSPVFDRNNFSVDLPEDSPVGTLLLDLNAVDPDEGLNGEVVYGFGNQVPSEIRQLFKVDRKSGRLTLESPIDYESKKTYEFDVQASDLGPNPSPTICKIIIQVQDVNDNAPEISITPMTSITAGIAYITEAAAKDSFVALISTSDRDSGANGQVHCTLYGHDHFKLQQAYEDSYMIVTTSPLDREKIPEYNLTVVAEDLGSPPFRTITQYTIRLSDENDNAPVFSKPVYEVAVVENNAPGAYITTVVARDLDLAHNGKVTYKLADSYIMGSPVSTYVSLDPATGSLYALRSFNYEVIKQLDLRVQASDGGSPQLHSTATINLKIVDQNDNPPSITQPALNNGSAEVLLPKDAPSGYVITQINARDADEGANSELSYKITSGEVSLFSINKASGEIYLNRELNYDVDESLRVTVTVSDNGRPSLTSTATIHFTIIAGAPPSDRTIFRHSSNGESGEWDLSIVIIVVLAGSCTLLLLAIILIATTCNKRKAVKRGHDFDLDKDGMANMEGGKNNSDQLIPIHSENVFDVHPYTNKPSFAGSLQTGSDTCSNSEDGTEATCTYEPDNKTHVAKLEQGYSTLPGYGKETLRPITIWKGNSFTTISARDPQFSGKDSGKGDSDFNDSDSDISGDGLKKDQSNAQNGLWACTSECKILGHSDRCWSPSATRANSNSAHGQHLSSFAKTASLPRDTLRRDNYYQAHLPKTVGLQSVYEKVLHREYDYMLVTPPRPVRVQEINDITIPVYSPTTSRCSTNEV, translated from the exons ATGGGTGACAGGCGAAACTCTCTCTTCTCGTGGCAACGGAGGATGATTTTCACCTTTACGTGCGCACTGGCTTTTCTGCCAGCGTTCATCGATGGAAGGACCATGAAATACCAAACCTATGAAGAAGACGCCCCAGGTACAGTCATCGGCAACCTGGCCAAGGACATGTCTATCAGTCTGTCACTGGGGGGCAAGGCCAATTTCAGGATGATGAAACAGTTCAATTCCTCTTTTATCAGACTGAGAGAATATGATGGACAACTAACTATCGGGGAGAGAATCGACAGAGAAAAAATCTGTAAGCATTCTCTTCAGTGTCTCATTGCTTTCGACGTTGTCAGTTTTTCTAAAGAACAGTTCAAATTAATTCATGTCGAAGTGGAGGTGAAAGACATCAATGACAACTCTCCCGAGTTCTCCCGGAGAGAATCTACCCTTGAAATCTCAGAAAATACGGCAGTGGGCACCCGAATCCCCCTTGATGTGGCTGTAGACGAGGACGTGGGCACAAACTATATACAGAACTACCAGATTTCAGTCAATAGTCACTTTACTATTGATGTTCTGAGCAGAGCGGATGGGGTTAAATATGCGGAGCTGGTTCTAATGAAAGAACTGGACAGGGAGACACAGGCATCCTATGCACTGGAGCTCGTCGCAGCCGACGGCGGAAACCCATCCAGGTCCGGCACCACCAGAATCAACGTCAAGGTGAAAGACTACAATGACAATAGCCCCGTATTCGACCGGAACAACTTCTCTGTCGATTTACCTGAAGACTCACCGGTTGGAACTCTGCTTCTGGATCTTAACGCAGTTGACCCGGACGAGGGCTTAAATGGGGAAGTTGTGTACGGGTTTGGAAATCAAGTGCCCTCAGAAATCCGTCAACTTTTTAAAGTGGACCGAAAATCTGGACGACTGACCCTCGAAAGCCCCATTGATTATGAAAGCAAGAAAACGTACGAGTTTGACGTCCAGGCGTCTGATTTAGGTCCAAATCCGAGCCCTACTATTTGCAAAATAATCATTCAGGTGCAGGACGTGAATGACAACGCGCCAGAAATCAGCATTACCCCGATGACCTCTATCACAGCGGGCATTGCCTACATCACTGAGGCGGCTGCGAAGGACAGCTTTGTCGCTCTAATCAGCACCTCGGACAGAGACTCCGGGGCGAATGGCCAGGTTCACTGTACCCTGTACGGGCATGACCACTTCAAACTTCAGCAGGCTTACGAGGACAGCTACATGATTGTCACCACATCACCTTTGGACAGAGAAAAGATCCCTGAATACAATTTGACAGTGGTGGCTGAAGACCTGGGCTCTCCGCCTTTCAGGACGATAACGCAATACACAATCAGACTGAGCGACGAGAACGACAACGCCCCTGTCTTTAGCAAACCTGTGTATGAAGTAGCGGTCGTGGAAAACAATGCGCCTGGTGCCTACATTACAACTGTGGTGGCGAGGGACTTGGACCTGGCGCACAATGGCAAAGTGACCTACAAGCTGGCGGACTCATACATCATGGGATCACCGGTGTCGACATATGTCTCCCTGGACCCCGCCACGGGTTCACTGTACGCGCTGCGAAGTTTCAACTATGAGGTCATCAAACAGCTAGATCTGCGAGTCCAAGCGAGCGACGGGGGGTCGCCGCAGCTCCACAGCACCGCGACCATCAACCTAAAAATAGTTGATCAGAATGACAACCCGCCGTCCATCACACAGCCCGCCCTCAATAACGGCTCCGCAGAAGTTCTACTGCCTAAAGATGCCCCTTCGGGTTATGTTATAACCCAGATAAATGCCAGGGACGCGGACGAGGGCGCCAATTCAGAGCTGTCCTACAAAATAACCTCTGGCGAAGTCTCGTTGTTCTCCATCAACAAAGCCAGCGGAGAGATCTATCTAAATCGCGAGCTGAACTACGATGTCGACGAAAGCTTGCGAGTCACAGTCACAGTCAGTGACAACGGCAGACCCTCTTTGACTTCCACAGCTACTATACACTTCACCATAATAGCCGGAGCTCCCCCCAGCGACCGAACCATTTTCAGGCACTCTAGCAACGGGGAGTCCGGTGAATGGGACCTTTCAATTGTCATCATTGTTGTCCTTGCCGGGAGCTGCACCTTGCTACTGCTAGCCATCATACTCATTGCCACCACCTGCAACAAACGCAAAGCAGTCAAGAGAGGACACGATTTCGACCTAGACAAAGATGGCATGGCGAATATGGAGGGTGGGAAGAACAACAGTGACCAGCTCATTCCCATCCACAGCGAGAACGTGTTTGACGTGCATCCCTACACAAACAAGCCTTCTTTCGCGGGCTCTCTCCAGACAGGAAGCGACACCTGCTCCAACTCCGAAGACGGCACTGAGGCCACCTGCACCTATGAGCCAGACAACAAAACCCACGTCGCCAAACTCGAG CAGGGATATTCTACGCTGCCAGGCTACGGAAAGGAAACCCTCAGACCCATTACCATATGGAAAGGCAACTCCTTCACAACCATCTCAGCACGAGATCCACAGTTCAGCGGGAAGGATAGCGGGAAAGGAGACAGCGATTTCAACGACAGTGATTCTGATATCAGCGGGGATGGTCTAAAAAAGGACCAGAGTAACGCACAGAATG GTTTGTGGGCATGCACTAGTGAATGCAAGATTCTCGGCCACTCAGATCGATGCTGGAGTCCTTCAGCTACCCGGGCGAATAGCAACTCGGCTCATGGACAGCATCTCTCGTCATTCGCCAAGACGGCCTCGCTTCCCAGGGACACCCTGCGCAGAGACAACTATTACCAGGCGCATTTACCCAAAACCGTGGGCCTGCAGAGCGTCTATGAGAAAGTCTTGCACAGAGAATACGACTACATGTTGGTCACCCCTCCAAGACCTGTGAGGGTGCAAGAAATCAATGATATTACAATTCCTGTGTATTCACCCACGACATCACGCTGTTCAACTAATGAAGTCTGA
- the LOC121698933 gene encoding protocadherin-8-like isoform X2, whose protein sequence is MGDRRNSLFSWQRRMIFTFTCALAFLPAFIDGRTMKYQTYEEDAPGTVIGNLAKDMSISLSLGGKANFRMMKQFNSSFIRLREYDGQLTIGERIDREKICKHSLQCLIAFDVVSFSKEQFKLIHVEVEVKDINDNSPEFSRRESTLEISENTAVGTRIPLDVAVDEDVGTNYIQNYQISVNSHFTIDVLSRADGVKYAELVLMKELDRETQASYALELVAADGGNPSRSGTTRINVKVKDYNDNSPVFDRNNFSVDLPEDSPVGTLLLDLNAVDPDEGLNGEVVYGFGNQVPSEIRQLFKVDRKSGRLTLESPIDYESKKTYEFDVQASDLGPNPSPTICKIIIQVQDVNDNAPEISITPMTSITAGIAYITEAAAKDSFVALISTSDRDSGANGQVHCTLYGHDHFKLQQAYEDSYMIVTTSPLDREKIPEYNLTVVAEDLGSPPFRTITQYTIRLSDENDNAPVFSKPVYEVAVVENNAPGAYITTVVARDLDLAHNGKVTYKLADSYIMGSPVSTYVSLDPATGSLYALRSFNYEVIKQLDLRVQASDGGSPQLHSTATINLKIVDQNDNPPSITQPALNNGSAEVLLPKDAPSGYVITQINARDADEGANSELSYKITSGEVSLFSINKASGEIYLNRELNYDVDESLRVTVTVSDNGRPSLTSTATIHFTIIAGAPPSDRTIFRHSSNGESGEWDLSIVIIVVLAGSCTLLLLAIILIATTCNKRKAVKRGHDFDLDKDGMANMEGGKNNSDQLIPIHSENVFDVHPYTNKPSFAGSLQTGSDTCSNSEDGTEATCTYEPDNKTHVAKLEGYSTLPGYGKETLRPITIWKGNSFTTISARDPQFSGKDSGKGDSDFNDSDSDISGDGLKKDQSNAQNGLWACTSECKILGHSDRCWSPSATRANSNSAHGQHLSSFAKTASLPRDTLRRDNYYQAHLPKTVGLQSVYEKVLHREYDYMLVTPPRPVRVQEINDITIPVYSPTTSRCSTNEV, encoded by the exons ATGGGTGACAGGCGAAACTCTCTCTTCTCGTGGCAACGGAGGATGATTTTCACCTTTACGTGCGCACTGGCTTTTCTGCCAGCGTTCATCGATGGAAGGACCATGAAATACCAAACCTATGAAGAAGACGCCCCAGGTACAGTCATCGGCAACCTGGCCAAGGACATGTCTATCAGTCTGTCACTGGGGGGCAAGGCCAATTTCAGGATGATGAAACAGTTCAATTCCTCTTTTATCAGACTGAGAGAATATGATGGACAACTAACTATCGGGGAGAGAATCGACAGAGAAAAAATCTGTAAGCATTCTCTTCAGTGTCTCATTGCTTTCGACGTTGTCAGTTTTTCTAAAGAACAGTTCAAATTAATTCATGTCGAAGTGGAGGTGAAAGACATCAATGACAACTCTCCCGAGTTCTCCCGGAGAGAATCTACCCTTGAAATCTCAGAAAATACGGCAGTGGGCACCCGAATCCCCCTTGATGTGGCTGTAGACGAGGACGTGGGCACAAACTATATACAGAACTACCAGATTTCAGTCAATAGTCACTTTACTATTGATGTTCTGAGCAGAGCGGATGGGGTTAAATATGCGGAGCTGGTTCTAATGAAAGAACTGGACAGGGAGACACAGGCATCCTATGCACTGGAGCTCGTCGCAGCCGACGGCGGAAACCCATCCAGGTCCGGCACCACCAGAATCAACGTCAAGGTGAAAGACTACAATGACAATAGCCCCGTATTCGACCGGAACAACTTCTCTGTCGATTTACCTGAAGACTCACCGGTTGGAACTCTGCTTCTGGATCTTAACGCAGTTGACCCGGACGAGGGCTTAAATGGGGAAGTTGTGTACGGGTTTGGAAATCAAGTGCCCTCAGAAATCCGTCAACTTTTTAAAGTGGACCGAAAATCTGGACGACTGACCCTCGAAAGCCCCATTGATTATGAAAGCAAGAAAACGTACGAGTTTGACGTCCAGGCGTCTGATTTAGGTCCAAATCCGAGCCCTACTATTTGCAAAATAATCATTCAGGTGCAGGACGTGAATGACAACGCGCCAGAAATCAGCATTACCCCGATGACCTCTATCACAGCGGGCATTGCCTACATCACTGAGGCGGCTGCGAAGGACAGCTTTGTCGCTCTAATCAGCACCTCGGACAGAGACTCCGGGGCGAATGGCCAGGTTCACTGTACCCTGTACGGGCATGACCACTTCAAACTTCAGCAGGCTTACGAGGACAGCTACATGATTGTCACCACATCACCTTTGGACAGAGAAAAGATCCCTGAATACAATTTGACAGTGGTGGCTGAAGACCTGGGCTCTCCGCCTTTCAGGACGATAACGCAATACACAATCAGACTGAGCGACGAGAACGACAACGCCCCTGTCTTTAGCAAACCTGTGTATGAAGTAGCGGTCGTGGAAAACAATGCGCCTGGTGCCTACATTACAACTGTGGTGGCGAGGGACTTGGACCTGGCGCACAATGGCAAAGTGACCTACAAGCTGGCGGACTCATACATCATGGGATCACCGGTGTCGACATATGTCTCCCTGGACCCCGCCACGGGTTCACTGTACGCGCTGCGAAGTTTCAACTATGAGGTCATCAAACAGCTAGATCTGCGAGTCCAAGCGAGCGACGGGGGGTCGCCGCAGCTCCACAGCACCGCGACCATCAACCTAAAAATAGTTGATCAGAATGACAACCCGCCGTCCATCACACAGCCCGCCCTCAATAACGGCTCCGCAGAAGTTCTACTGCCTAAAGATGCCCCTTCGGGTTATGTTATAACCCAGATAAATGCCAGGGACGCGGACGAGGGCGCCAATTCAGAGCTGTCCTACAAAATAACCTCTGGCGAAGTCTCGTTGTTCTCCATCAACAAAGCCAGCGGAGAGATCTATCTAAATCGCGAGCTGAACTACGATGTCGACGAAAGCTTGCGAGTCACAGTCACAGTCAGTGACAACGGCAGACCCTCTTTGACTTCCACAGCTACTATACACTTCACCATAATAGCCGGAGCTCCCCCCAGCGACCGAACCATTTTCAGGCACTCTAGCAACGGGGAGTCCGGTGAATGGGACCTTTCAATTGTCATCATTGTTGTCCTTGCCGGGAGCTGCACCTTGCTACTGCTAGCCATCATACTCATTGCCACCACCTGCAACAAACGCAAAGCAGTCAAGAGAGGACACGATTTCGACCTAGACAAAGATGGCATGGCGAATATGGAGGGTGGGAAGAACAACAGTGACCAGCTCATTCCCATCCACAGCGAGAACGTGTTTGACGTGCATCCCTACACAAACAAGCCTTCTTTCGCGGGCTCTCTCCAGACAGGAAGCGACACCTGCTCCAACTCCGAAGACGGCACTGAGGCCACCTGCACCTATGAGCCAGACAACAAAACCCACGTCGCCAAACTCGAG GGATATTCTACGCTGCCAGGCTACGGAAAGGAAACCCTCAGACCCATTACCATATGGAAAGGCAACTCCTTCACAACCATCTCAGCACGAGATCCACAGTTCAGCGGGAAGGATAGCGGGAAAGGAGACAGCGATTTCAACGACAGTGATTCTGATATCAGCGGGGATGGTCTAAAAAAGGACCAGAGTAACGCACAGAATG GTTTGTGGGCATGCACTAGTGAATGCAAGATTCTCGGCCACTCAGATCGATGCTGGAGTCCTTCAGCTACCCGGGCGAATAGCAACTCGGCTCATGGACAGCATCTCTCGTCATTCGCCAAGACGGCCTCGCTTCCCAGGGACACCCTGCGCAGAGACAACTATTACCAGGCGCATTTACCCAAAACCGTGGGCCTGCAGAGCGTCTATGAGAAAGTCTTGCACAGAGAATACGACTACATGTTGGTCACCCCTCCAAGACCTGTGAGGGTGCAAGAAATCAATGATATTACAATTCCTGTGTATTCACCCACGACATCACGCTGTTCAACTAATGAAGTCTGA